From a single Nothobranchius furzeri strain GRZ-AD chromosome 9, NfurGRZ-RIMD1, whole genome shotgun sequence genomic region:
- the LOC139071764 gene encoding spectrin alpha chain, non-erythrocytic 1-like isoform X1, protein MSDLSAYGSSIQALKEQAQSCRDLKANESRLRDINKVASELESEGLMAEEAPMVQAQQQEHLGSAPGKVRVVLRLHQNQTWCLCYHSFVCLQDEADSNTASPWKTVRLGVQTTANFNSIKVRGSSSLPV, encoded by the exons atgtcggacctgtcggcttacggcagcagcatccaggccctgaaggagcaggcccagtcctgcagg gacctgaaggccaatgagtcccgcctgagggacatcaacaaggtggcatctgaactggagtcagaaggtctgatggctgaggaggctcctatggttcaggctcag caacaagaacatctgggttctgctcctggaaaggtgcgtgttgtcctccgcctccaccagaaccagacgtggtgtttatgttaccactcatttgtttgtttacaggatgaagccgactctaacacggcgtcaccctggaag accgtacggttgggcgttcagacgacggctaactttaattccatcaaggtaagaggaagctcttcccttcctgtctga
- the LOC139071764 gene encoding spectrin alpha chain, non-erythrocytic 1-like isoform X3 yields the protein MSDLSAYGSSIQALKEQAQSCRDLKANESRLRDINKVASELESEGLMAEEAPMVQAQQQEHLGSAPGKDEADSNTASPWKTVRLGVQTTANFNSIKVRGSSSLPV from the exons atgtcggacctgtcggcttacggcagcagcatccaggccctgaaggagcaggcccagtcctgcagg gacctgaaggccaatgagtcccgcctgagggacatcaacaaggtggcatctgaactggagtcagaaggtctgatggctgaggaggctcctatggttcaggctcag caacaagaacatctgggttctgctcctggaaag gatgaagccgactctaacacggcgtcaccctggaag accgtacggttgggcgttcagacgacggctaactttaattccatcaaggtaagaggaagctcttcccttcctgtctga
- the LOC139071764 gene encoding spectrin alpha chain, non-erythrocytic 1-like isoform X2, whose product MSDLSAYGSSIQALKEQAQSCRDLKANESRLRDINKVASELESEGLMAEEAPMVQAQQQEHLGSAPGKVRVVLRLHQNQTWCLCYHSFVCLQDEADSNTASPWKVSSFS is encoded by the exons atgtcggacctgtcggcttacggcagcagcatccaggccctgaaggagcaggcccagtcctgcagg gacctgaaggccaatgagtcccgcctgagggacatcaacaaggtggcatctgaactggagtcagaaggtctgatggctgaggaggctcctatggttcaggctcag caacaagaacatctgggttctgctcctggaaaggtgcgtgttgtcctccgcctccaccagaaccagacgtggtgtttatgttaccactcatttgtttgtttacaggatgaagccgactctaacacggcgtcaccctggaaggtgagttcattcagctga